Below is a window of Nitrospirota bacterium DNA.
GTGGTTTGTGACGACTTTTCCATTCAGGACAATCCAGTATAGCATGGGCTCTGTTCTCCCCTGGCCTTTAACTAACAACTTCTTGAGCTCAAGGCCTGGTGTATCCATATTAGCAATACCGAAAGATGTGACATCAAAACCTGCTGCCCTGTAACAACCCTCAGGAACGTGTATGCTGAAGTGCTGCCTCTGGTCTGCTCCATAGGCAATGGCAAGGGAGATGGTTTTCCCATCATGTCTTTTATATGTCCTGAATAAGACATCGTTCAGAAACTCTGATTCAGATGCCCTGGCGTCGGTATGCTGGTCCAGCATATGCCATTCGCCTATCTCTGTGGGTATGGCAGTAAGGTTTACAGTTCTTGTCTGTGCAAGTCTATCCACTTTATAAAACAGGGAAAAAACTGCAGCAATAATGAAGAAGGTTATGACCATGAAAAATTTTATCTTAGCCATTCCTGTCATTTTGATTTCTCCTGTCTATAAGGACGTCCAGAATAATAAGGCTTATCAAGGCGATGATAAAGAGGAGGATGCCTGAGAAGTTATGAAAAAAACCCTGCCCTGCTGCCTCCCCGAAATGATATGTAATAAGTGCAAGGAGCATGAGCCTGAATATATTTGCACATATTGCAATCGGGATTATAGAGAGAAACAACACAGATTTCTTTAGATTTGAGACATTCTGGAGATACGCATATACAGCCCCCACTGACATAAGGGAGATGAGTGAGCGGATGCCGCTGCATTCATCTCCAACAACAATAGAGTAATCGCCTATGAAGAGTATGACCCCATTCCTGCTGACAAGATACCCTGCAAATCTCAAAAGGGGTTCAGAAACACTGGCCACTATCATTTTAAGAGGTGAAGTAAGCATATCAATGAAAAAAAGAGGTGGAGGAATTAGGAAAATAAGAAAAACAGCAGGGAAGAGAACTTGTCTTAAGGCCTCTCTGCCTAGAAGAAAACCTGTTGTGCCGATAAGGACGGGGATTAGTGAAAAAGTCTCTACCATAAGGATTTTATGGATAGAGCCGACTGTATAAAGAAAGAGGCCAATTAGCAGTACCGAGAGCGCAAATGGGTGGACCCGGTTATCAGAAGGGCTGGAAGAAAAAACTCCCTTTTTCCTCCATATAAGCCACAGGAATACAAGGAGGATTAAAGGGCCGTGGCTGTAATCAGCCACTTTCCATCCATAGGAGAATAGTTTATAGAAAGTAGGGATGTATATTATTACAAGAAGGGAATAAGCGACAGGGATTTTTGCTGGGTAGACAACGCCTTGAAGCAACCTCATTGCGCCGGAACAGGATTTCGCATCCGATAAATTAAATGGTTACGGTTGCTGAGATATTTACTCTGCCAGCAATTACGGTCAGAAAGATAAGGGCTTTTTCTTATTACCATTGTTCCTGTGCCTTATGCTGTATCGTATAGAAAAAATTGTAACAGCTACAGCAAGTAACAGAGAATTAATAGGATCCATACTATGAGTAATATTGGCTATATTAAGTAATGAAATGATCCATACTACAAGTATAATAACAACTGGCATGATCATTTTTTCCTCCTACTTCCATTCATTTCATTTATCAAAGAGCCTATTATCCTGACTCCTGCATTATCGAGCCGTTTTTTAACCATACCGAAAGACTTCCTGGTGGTGAATCCTTTTAACGCAACCATAACGACACCGTCAGAAATGGTTGACATTACCGAGGCATCAGCAGTCTTTAAAAAAGCTGGCGTATCTATTATTATGACATCATACACCTGCTTCATATAATTTATTAATTCCCTCGTATCCTGCCACCCAAGTAGTTCCACAGGGTTAGGAGGCGTGGGTCCCGCAGGCAATATATGCAGAGAAGAGATAGCTGTAGACTTGACAGCCTGGTCAAGTGT
It encodes the following:
- the epsI gene encoding EpsI family protein, which gives rise to MAKIKFFMVITFFIIAAVFSLFYKVDRLAQTRTVNLTAIPTEIGEWHMLDQHTDARASESEFLNDVLFRTYKRHDGKTISLAIAYGADQRQHFSIHVPEGCYRAAGFDVTSFGIANMDTPGLELKKLLVKGQGRTEPMLYWIVLNGKVVTNHFERKIKQVYYSIFGAQSDGVLVRVSSLSTDKDFQQDYEIQKAFIAVLYKTLNPELRRLLFGDKIDEHKKL
- the xrt gene encoding exosortase; the encoded protein is MRLLQGVVYPAKIPVAYSLLVIIYIPTFYKLFSYGWKVADYSHGPLILLVFLWLIWRKKGVFSSSPSDNRVHPFALSVLLIGLFLYTVGSIHKILMVETFSLIPVLIGTTGFLLGREALRQVLFPAVFLIFLIPPPLFFIDMLTSPLKMIVASVSEPLLRFAGYLVSRNGVILFIGDYSIVVGDECSGIRSLISLMSVGAVYAYLQNVSNLKKSVLFLSIIPIAICANIFRLMLLALITYHFGEAAGQGFFHNFSGILLFIIALISLIILDVLIDRRNQNDRNG